The window GTGGCTGGCATCGCGATGTATTCGGCAAAACACCCGTTGCGGTCCACGCCGATGATCTTCGTGTTGGGGCAGACGTGGGCGTTCCCCGTGCGACAGAGGTGGCAGCGGCCGCAGACGATGTGGCCCTCGGCCGTCACGCGGTCGCCCACCTTCACGTCGGTCACCAGCTTCCCAACCTCGGCGACCTCGCCAGCGAACTCATGGCCCACGGTGAACGGCGGCTTGCAGCGGCCCGCCGCCCAGTCATCCCACTCGAAGATGTGGACGTCCGTTCCGCAGACGCCGGCGGCCCGGACGCGAATCAGGACTTCGTTGTCGAGGATCTTCGGGACGGGGACGTCGCGAAGGACGAACCCGGGTGCGGCGGCTTCCTTGACGAGAGCTTTCACAGTGGTGACGGCGGTGGGGCAGGCGGATGTGGCGAGCGGCCACAAAGTTGACCCGGCGTCACCCGTCGGGGTAGCTCTTGCGCAGTCCCGGGAGCGACCGCCGGCTCAGACCAGCCCGCCGATCTGTCCCCCGTCCACCTGGATGGCCGCGCCCGTCACGAAGCTCGCCCGCTCGCTCGCAAGGAATGCGACCATCGCGGCGAACTCCCTGGGGTCGCCTGACCGTCCGAGCGGAATCCCCGCGGTCCGCGCCTTGAGCACGTCCTCGATCGGCTTCCCCTCGCGTTCGGAGCGCATGCGCGCGAGTTCGATGGCACGGTCGGTGTCGAAATGACCGGGCATGACCGTGTTCACCAGCACCCCATCCTTCGCCACCTCGCTGGCGAGGGTCTTGGCGAAGCCGAGGAGCCCTGAGCGCGCCGTGTTGGAGAGTAGGAGCCCGGGTACCGGCTGTTTGGCCGCCATCGAGGTCAGGAACAAGACGCGACCCCATTTGCGCGACCGCATCCCGGGCACGCACGCGTGGGCCAGGCGAATGGAGCTCAGCAAGTTCAGGTTGATCGCAGCGAGGTATTGATCGTCCGAGGTGCTGTCGAACGTCGTGGATGGGGGGCCGCCCGCATTCGCCACGAGGATGTCGACCGACCCCATCGACCGTTCGACCTCGTGGACTACTCGCACGATCTCGTCGCGATTGGAGACGTCTCCCGCCACGGCAACTGCCTGGCCGCGGCCGACCTTGTTGATCGATGCTGCCTCGGTGGTAAGGAGTTCCGCGCGGCGGGCGACCATCGCGACGCGAGCGCCCTCGTGGGCGAGCTCGCGGGCGATCGCGAGGCCGAGTCCTGACGATGCCCCCGTGACGAGGGCGACCTTGTGCGTAAGTCCGAGATCCATGCGTTGTGAGGTGCGAACGCTCCCAATCTGGACGCGGGGCGCTGGATTGCTACCCCGTCGGCGGGAGAATCGTGACCCGTTGCGGTGTGGCCTCGGCATCGCGAGTCGCCAGGGTCTGTCGAACCGCTGCACGCACCTCGTACACACCCGGATCCACGAAGGTCACGACACCATTTGTCTCCGTGGGCGACACCCGGTGGGTGGCCCAGGCGAGGCGCTTGGTCGTGTTGGCGCCGGACGCGAGCGGCTCGGCTTGTCCGAGGCAGGTCCCAACGACGCCGTTGCTGGGGAAGGGATAGACCATCCTTCCGGCGGCGTCGTGCACCCTATAGAACGACCCCTGGCAACCTTCGAGGAACACCTCGTGATCCGAGGGATTTGTGATCCGGATCGCAACGCCTACGGGCTGACCGTGCGCGACCGTTGTCTGCGAGAGGATCACTTCAACCCGGATGACCGGCTCCTCCGCGCCGTTGACGGATCGGCACCCGACGGCCGAGGCCAAGAGCACTCCAGTCGCGACCCATCTCATCATGACGGCCTCCCGGGACGATCAACTCGTGACTGTTACGGAGGTGTAGTGATGCGTGACGTTCGCTCCCCTGACATGGAAGTTCGCCGGGCGCAGTTCGTAGACGCCGGGCGCCACGTTCGCCTGCTGCGGCGTCTCCCGCGTGATCCACACTGTTCCAAAGGTCGTGCGCGCGCCGGGGCCGAGAGTGCGCGGCCCGGTGAGGACGGCGGCACAGATGATTCCCACTGGGTGCGGCACAACCGCGCCGCGGGCATCGCGGACCTCGATGGGGAAGGCGCAGTCCGGGCTGAAGAACGTCACCGCCGCATCCCCGGCGTTGATCGCGGTCACGGTGACATTCAACGTCTGCCCGGCACGGATGGTCGACTGCGTCGCGGTCACCGTCAGGACAAGCTCACCCGCCGTCCCGGTGCTGACGCGGCAGCCCGCGAGGGCGCCACACCACGCGAGGACGGCGAGGGTTCTCATGCCGCCCTAGTCGCCGGCAACCGGCGCCGCCACCGGGGCCACCGAGACGGCGCACACCTTGAACTCCGGAATGTGCGCATACGGATCCAGCGCCGGGTTGGTCAACAGGTTCGCGGCCGCTTCGCGATAGTGCATGGGGATGAATACCTGCTTGCGGGCCACACGTTCCGACAGGCGGACGGAAATCAGGATCGTCCCACGGCGCGAGGCGACCTGGACCGTTTCCCCATCGGCGACGCCCATTTCTGCCGCGTCGGCCGGATTCAGCTCGACGATCGGCGTCGATTCCCTTGCGTCCAGGGCAAACGAGCGACGCGTCATCGTGCCCGTGTGCCAGTGGTACATCTGGCGCCCGGTATTCAGCAGGTAGGGGAACTCCTCGTCCGGGAGCTCGGCCGGCGGGAGGAACTCCACGGGATGGAACGTCGCCTTCCCGTCCTTCGTCGGGAATGCATCCGCGAACAGGAAATCCGTCCCCATGTGCTGGTGGTCATTCACCGGGTACTGTAGCCCCCCGTTGCCGTCGAGTCGCGCGTGGCTGACTCCGCGCCAGTTCGGCGTGACGCGCGCGATCTCGTCCATCACCTGGGCGGCGTTCGTGAACGGCGTAGGCAGGCCGATGCGATTGGACAGCTCGATGATGATGTCGAGGTCGGGCCGCGCGTTGCCCGGCGGGTTCACCGCCTTCTTGGACAGCTGAATGCGGCGCTCGGTGTTGACGAAGGTGCCGTCCTTCTCGGCGAACGACGACCCCGGCAGCACCACGTCCGCGTAGCGCGCCGTCTCGGTGAGGAAAAGATCCTGCACCGCGAGGAACTCCAGGTCGCGGAACCAATGCTCGGCATGGGCGACCTCGGGATCCGAGATGATCGGGTTCTCGCCCATGATGTACATCCCTTTCACCGGGGATGACTCGTCGACGATCTGCGTGACCTTGAGCCCGGCCTCGAGCGGAATGCGCTCGTCAGGCACCCCCCAGGTGGACGCAAACAGGTGCCGCACGTCGGGATTCGTCACCGACTGGTAGTCCGTATAGAACATCGGGATGGCCCCGACGTCGCTCGCCCCCTGCACGTTGTTCTGACCCCGAATCGGGATCATCGCGGCACCCCAGCGCCCGATCATCCCGGTCGCGAGCAGCAGGTTCAGGAGCGAGGTGACGATGTCGGTGCCCGTGTGATGCTGGGTGAGTCCCATTGCCCAGAGCGTGCACGACCGCGGACCGCGGGCGTAGGCTTCGGCCGCACGCCGGATCAGGTCGGCCGGGATCCCCGAGATGTGTGAGGCGCGCTCCGGCGTGTAGGGACGCACCGCCTCGCGGACGGCGTCGAACTTGTGGGTGCGACGCGCGATGAAGTCCGCGTCCTCGAGCCCCAGGGCCAGGATGTGATGCAACATCCCGTTGAGCACGGCGACGTCGGTGCCGGGCAGGGCCTGCAGGTGGATGTGCGCGCGCGACGCGAGTTCGATGCGCCGCGGGTCGCAGACGATCAAGGTGGCTCCCCGCTTGATGGCGCGCTTGATCGCCGCGCCAAAGACCGGGTGCGACTCGGTCGTGTTCGCGCCGAGGATGAAGATGACGTCCGCCTCGTGCTCGACCTCGCGCATCGAGCCCGACGCGGCGCTCGTGCTCATCGCCCGCTGCATGGCACTCACGGACGACGAGTGGCAGAGGCGCGTGCAATGGTCGACGTTGTTCGTGCCGAGCCCCCCGCGGAACATCCGCTGCAGGAGGTAATTCTCCTCGTTGGAACACTTGGCGGACTGGAACACGGCGAGGGACTTCGGGCCGCGGACGTCGCGCAGGCGCGTGAGTTCCTGGGCCGTCAGCTCCATCACCTCCTCCCACGTCGCTTCGCGGAAGGGTTCGTACCATGACGCTGGCGTCGCCACGCGGTCGCGCGGGTCGCCAAGCGAGTCCATCCCGGTTGGCGCGCGATTGAAGGGATTGGTCTTCGGTGCGCGTTTCTTCGTGCGGCCCTCGTCCTGGATCCATCCCCACGGTCCGCCGCGGCGACCCCACCCCGCGGCCTCATGGGCCGATGGATCGAAGACCCAACGGCCGTCTTGCTTCGACCAGCCGCGACGCATGAGTGGGGTCGTCAGGCGATCGCGATGCTGGATGAAGTCGGTGCCGAAGCGACCCTTCACACAGGTGCTGCCCTGATTTGGGGTGTTCTCCTCGATCCACGGCGAACGCACGTGCACCACCTGTTCGTCGCGGACCTGGAGGTCGATCTGGCAGCCCACCGCGCAGTACGGACAGACCGAGCGGACCGTGCGATCCGGCTCCGGCATGTCCTTCGAGCGGGAGCGGTCCACCATCTCCCCACCCGCCGCGCGAATCGCCATCGGGATGATGTCGTGGATGGCGCCCGTGGGGCAGACGCGCACACACTCGCCACACCAGGTGCATCCGGCGTGCTCGGGATTGCCGTCCGCCCCAACGATGATCTGCGCATGGTCGCCGCGGTGCGCCACGTCCAGCACCCCGACCACCTGGATGTCCTCACACGCCCGCACGCAGCGCGTGCAGAGGATGCAGGTGGACATGTCGTGCTGGATGATCGGGTCGCCGTCGCGCTCGTCGCCGGTGCGCAGCGGAAGGTCGTGGGACCGCGTGGTCGGCACGTCATACCGCCGCACCAGCTGCTCGAACTCGTTGCGATACCCGCCAGCCGGGATCTCGTCGACCGGGTATCGCTCCAGCAGCATCGACAACACCCCCTGCCGGTTCCGGATGGCGCCGAGCGACTCGGTTGTCACCACCATCCCCTCGGCCACCGGGGTCGCGCACGCTGGGACCAATTTCGGATTCCCGGCGACGCTCACCAGGCAAATGCGGCAGTTCCCGACCGTGGGGAGCTTCGGGTACCAACACAGCGTCGGGACGTCGATCGCGAGGGCCCGGGCGGCGTCGAGGATCGTGGCGCCGTCCGGGGCAGATGTCGCGATTCCGTCGATGGAGAGCTGAGGCATGGGCAGGCTTGAGGGGCGCTGATGCAAGATGCAGGGACGGCACGGGGCGACGGGAGGGGTGCGCGGGGCTGGCCGACCGCCCGGCCACCTCTAGCGGCGTGCTCCCCACACCCGACACATCCACGAAAATGACTACATCTGCGCCTTAAATGACGCGCAGGGTGCGACCGTTCGTTGTCACCGATTCCACCCCATACGGGGTGGCACTAAGCGCTTCCCGGACGGCGTCCGTGGTGATGGACTCGCGGTGTTCCAGAACCGCGGTGCCTACATGGACCTCTGCACTGTCCACGCCGTCCAGGGCCATCAGCGCGGTGCGGACCGCGCGCACGCAGTGCACCGTGCGCATCCCCGTGAGGCGGATCGTGGTGATCACGGCAGGGCGAACGGTTTCGAGGGCATGCCCGGAAACGTACCTTAGGCGGCAACCCCAGCGGTCGGGCGCTTGCACCCGACGAGGTCCGCGTCCCCATGAAGGTTTCGTTTCTCGGTCTCGGCGCCATTGGTACTCCCATGGCGCGACACGTCGCTGCCAAGGGTGACCTGACCATCTGGAATCGCACCGCAAAGACCGCGGCGGCATTCGCTGAGACGGAACGCTGCGTGGTGGCGCCAACGCCGCGAGACGCTGGCGCCGCGTCGCCCGTGGTCATCACCTGTCTCCCCACGAGCCGCGAGGTGGAGTCTACCCTCGACGGCCCGGAGGGGCTGCTCGCCGGGATGGTGACTGGCTCGCTCCTGGTGGACTGTACCTCCGGGGACCCGGCGTCGTCGCGACGGATCGCGGCCCGCCTGGCCGAGCGCGGCATCGCCTTCCTGGACGCCCCGGTGAGCGGCGGCGTGATTGGGGCCGTCAATGGAGCCCTCACCGTGATGTGCGGCGGAGACGAGGAAACATTCGCGCGTGCCCTCCCAGCGCTGCAGATGTTCGGGAAGAAGATCGTGCTGGTGGGGCCGGTTGGCGCCGGGCACGCACTGAAGGCCGTCAACAACGCCTGGCTTGCCACCCATATCTGGGCCGCCGCCGAGGGACTCGCTGCGCTGGCGAAGGCTGGGGTCAAGCCGAGCGTGGCGCTCGACGTGATCAACGCCTCCAGCGGGAGGTCGAATACCTCGGAGAACCTGGTGCCGCAGCGCGTGGTGACCGGCGCCTTCCCGCGAACGTTCAAGCTGGCCCTGCTCGAGAAGGACGTGGCGATTGCCGCCGAGTTCATGCGAGAGCAGCGCATCCCGTCCGCGGTAACCCAGCAGGTGGCGGAGCTGTTCCGGGTCGCACGCGACATGTTGGGCGAGGAGGCGGATCACGTGGAGGCCGTGCAGCTCATCGAACGTTGGAGCGGCGTGGAGATCCGGGGTTGACGGCAGGCCGCGTCCAAGTAGTGCTTCGGGCCTGCCGTCTGCCGTCTGCCGTCTGCCGTCTGCCGTCTGCCGTCCGCCGTCTGCCGTCTGCCGTCTGCCGTCTCATCCCCGTTACTGCCCCATCCCGTGCTCACCACCGCCCAGATCCGCGCCCACTTTCCCGCACTTGCCCGCCAGCACAACGGGCTCCCGGTCGCCTACTTCGATGGCCCAGGGGGTACACAGGTGCCCACGAATGTCGGCGAGGCGATGCTCGACTATCTGTATCACCACAACGCCAACACCCATTGGGCGTATCCGAGCAGCGTGGAGACGGATGCGCTGTTGGCGTCGGCGCGCCAGGCCGCAGCGGACTTCGTCAATGCCGCGCCGGGCGAAGTCGTCTTTGGCAACAACATGACCACGATCACCTTCCATGTCTCGCGTGCCCTGGGGCGTGGGTGGGGCGCTGGCGACGAGGTGGTCGTGACCGAACTCGACCACCACGCCAACCAGGCGCCCTGGCAGGCGCTCGCTCGTGAGCGCGGGATCACGGTCCGCGTCGCCCGCATGCACGCGGACACCGGAACCCTCGACTGGGCGCATCTCGAATCCCTGGTGAACCCGCGCACCCGTCTCCTGGCGATCGGTGCGGCGTCGAACGCGTTAGGCACGATCAACGACATCCCGCGGGCAACCGCGTTGGCGCGCCACGTGGGTGCGCTCACGTTCGTCGATGCGGTGCACTTCGCGGCGCATGGCGTCGTTGACGTCCGCGCCTGGGACTGCGACTTCCTCGCCTGTTCGTCGTACAAGTTCTACGGTCCGCATGCTGGGATCCTCTACGGCCGCGCGTCCCTGCTGCAATCGCTGGACGTCCCCAAGCTCATCCCGGCACCCGACGAGGCGCCGGAACGCCTGGAGACGGGGACGCAGAACCACGAAGGGATCGTCGGCATCGGCGCCGCCATCGATTTCATCGCCGCCGTGGGAGACGGCGCCTCGCGGCGCGAGCGACTTGTCTCCGCCATGACGGAGCTCCATCGGCGCGGTGATGCACTCATCGATCGCTTGTGGCGGGGGCTCGCCGCCGTGCCGGGCGTTACCCTGTACGGCCAAGTACCTGGGACGGGACCACGAACACCCACCTTGTCGTTCGTGAAAGAGGGCGTGCATCCCACAGACCTGGCCCGGAAGCTCGTCACGCGAGGACTTTTCCTCTCGGACGGCGATTTTTACGCGACCACGGTGATCGAGCGTCTGGGCTGCTCCGAGACCGGGGTCGTGCGCGCCGGCTGCGCGTGTTACACCACGGAGGACGAGGTCGACCGCCTGATTGACGCCGTGCGCACGGTGTAGGGCGCGCGGCGCGGCCCGCGTATCTTACGCGCCATGCGGTTCCTCCTCGTCGTCGGGCTCGTCACGGCGTGTGCGCCAACGCCGGAGCGGGTTCCCCCCCTCGATGCGGCCTTTGTCCTCGCCGCCGGCGATTCGACGTTCCTCGTCGAACATGGGGCGCGAGGATTCGAGGTGCATCGGGCGCCCATTCTCCTCGCGCGGCTCGACGGCCGCTTTGAGGAGCTCTACATCGTTGATCGCGACTATTCGTTCCCTCGGGCGCTGTTTGTCAGCCAGGCGGTGTATCGGCGGGACCTCCTCTCGGGAGACTCCACGCTGGTGTGGGAGGATCCCGAGGTCGCCGCCATCGCCGCCCGCTACCACCAGCGGCACCCTGGCGAACGCCCGCTGGGCCCTGATGACGAACTGCTGGACGACAGCACCACCCAGGCGACGACCGACACCGAGCTGCTCGACGCGGTGGGGCCGTACCTGAACATCGAGTTCCACCTGGATGTGGATGCCGCCCCGGAGGCGCATACCCACCGGTCGCTGCGGCGAGTGCTCGACCTTCGCTCGGGCCGCGTCGTGTCCCTTGCGGATCTCACGGATTCAGCCACGGTGCCGACGGCCCTCGCGGCGGGGGAGCGGCTGTTCCGCGAGGCCCGTGACTCGGTGCAGCGGGCGACGGATGCTCGGGCGGCGCGGGCGCGCGAGGTCGTGGGTGCCTTTCGCTTCGACCCGACCTCGTTCGAGCTCGTCGACGTCGACTCGTCGGCGGTCGCCTCGTTTTTCGCGGTCGGGCAGGGCGCCAGCACGGCAGGGTACGTGCTCCCGGTGGGAGACGTGCCCCTCCAGCCCACAGGCTGGTATCGCGCCTACCGTGATACGCGCCCCGCGTCGTTTGACTCCACTCGGCTGGAGTGGCGCGACACGTCGTGGACCCTCGTGGCCACCGCCCGGGCGGATCGCGCCGCGGCCGTCCTGACCCTCGTGGTGAACGGCAGCTCACACGCGATTACTGAAGTTCCCATGCCCGTGCGCCGACTCTATCGGTTGTCCTCGTCGGTCGCGGACCACAGCTGGCGCCAGGCCCTGCGCCGGGCGTTTGCCCAGTGGGCCAGCGACGCGGTGGTCGCTCCGGCCGCATCCCCACGCCCGTCTTCCTCCCGCCTCCCGGGTTCCGCATGAGTTCTCCGACGGCCACACGCACGCCACGCGACTCCGAGGCGATTGTCGCCGACCTCATGATGCCGCACCAGGCCAACGGACTGAAGCAGCCGTCCGTCTTTGGCGGCATCATCATGGGCATGGTCGATCGCTGTGCCGCCCTCGCCGCGATGCGGCACTCCGGCGGGCAGGTCACGACCCTCTCGATTGATCGGATCCTGTTCAAGGAGCCCATTCGCGTAGGGGAGTTGGTCGAGATTCGGTCGCGGGTCGTTTTCGTCGGTCGGACGTCGATGGCCGTTGTCGCGCAGGTCTATGCGGAGAACATGAGCACCGGCGTGCGGCGGCACACCAACGAGTGCTGGCTCACCTTCGTGCATCTCGATGAACACGGCCAACCTGCCGCGGTGCCGCCCCTCAAGGTGGAGACGGCCGAAGACCGCCACATGTACGACCTGGCGGCGAAGCGGCGCGAGCATGCGCTGGCGAGCGGCTGACCGGTGGGGTTGAATCAGAGCAGTCGACTCGCCACCCTTCAGCACATGACGTCCCGTTTCTCGCTCGACCTCGCGAACCGAATGCTCCCCCTGGTGAGCCGGATCGTCGGTGATATTCTGGACCACTATCGACAGTGGCAGCAGGCCGTCGAGGCGTTTGAGGTGGCGACTGCGAATGCACGCGTCGACCGACCGTCGCCGGAAGCGGAGGCGCACCAGCGCCGGGCACAGGTCCTCGCTACCGACATCCAGGGGTTCCAGTCCGAACTCGCCAACCTCGGCGTGGAGTTCAAGGGGTTCGAGCTGGGCTTGGTCGATTTCCCTGGCGAAATCGACGGTCATCCGGTGATGTGGTGCTGGAAATTCGGTGAGACGGCGGTACAGCACTGGCACGAAGTGGACGCGGGGTTCGCCGGGCGCCAGCCGGTGGAGACCCTCCTCGCGTCGAACGCTCCTCCCGAACGCGAGCCATGAAGAAGCCCTTTCGCGGTCCCGACGGCACCTGGTGGGGTGTCGAGGTCGCCATGCCCTCGCACAGCAGCGCGATGGTGATCTTCCATCACCCAACCGGCGAAACCGCGCGCCTCAATCGTTACGCGTGGGTCAACGCGCGGGACGCCGGGGCCATGGACCCGAGCTCCGTGCTGTCCACCGGCGCGGTGACCGGCGCGCTGGATGATCGCGCCTTGTCGCGCATCTTCCGCCGTTCCATGCCGATCAGCACCGATCGGCCGACGTTCATCGCGTCGTAACAGCGACTCCTACGTCGCGTCCGGGAACGGAACGTCGATCTCCATGCCGTCGCGCGCGACCTGAACCACCGGGAACACTTCACGCGCCTCCCGTTCGAGGTCGGAGGTGTCCCGCGTGTACCGCGCGGAGAGGTGCGTCAAGACCAGGCGACGGACCTCGGCGTCGCGTGCGACACCGGCCGCTTCCCGGGCCGTGCTATGCCCGGTTTCCCCTGCTCGAGCCGCTTCTTCGTCTCCGAAGGTGGACTCATGGACCAGCAGGTCCGCTCGATGGGCGGCCTCAACGGTCTCGTCGCAAGGCCGGGTATCGCCTGTAATCACCACCCGTCGCCCCGGCCGCGTGGGACCAACCAGCATGGCGGGCTCGACCACGCGTCCGTCATCGAGCGTGATGGCTTGCCCCTTGTGGATACGCCCCCAGAGTGGCCCCTCTGGAATGCCCATCGCGCGTGCGGTGTCGGGGTCGAAGCGCCCCAGACGATCGTGCTCGACCAAGGCCCAGCTGATCGCCACTGCCCCCCGGTGGCGGGCCTGGACGGCGCGCATCTCGTAGTCGCCGCGCGGCAACACCGCTCCCGGCTCAACCTCGGTGATCTCGAGCGGATAGGTCAGCCGATCGGCGCCGAGCGTCTCGCAACGCTGTAGCACCCGTTCCGCCCCTCTGGGGCCCCAGCATCGAAGCGGCTCGACCCGGCCCTGCAGGGCCAGGGTGCGCATGAGTCCCGCGATCCCCAGAAAGTGGTCGGCGTGGAAGTGCGAGAAGAAGATGTCGTTGAGGGAGAACGAGACACCGTAGCGCATCATCTGGCGCTGCGTCCCCTCGCCGCAATCCACGAGCAGGGTCTCGCCCTCCCGTTCGACGGCGATGGACGTGACGCCGCGTTCGACCGTGGGACGCGACGCCGAGGTCCCAAGGAATCGGACGATGAGCGGCATGGCGCGGGAATATAGCGGCCCTGTAACAGCGGTCCCCCGCCGTGAAGTGTGACGCACATCGCTGAGGCCGGCGTGGGCGCGACCCACATTCGGCGCACCAGGAGGCAGTCGCCATGACGGAGAAGAGCAAGCGCGGGTTCGCGTCGATGGACCCGGAGCGCCAGCGTGAAATCGCGAGCAAGGGGGGGCGTGCCGCCCACGCCAAGGGCACCGCACACGAGTGGTCGAAGGAAGAGGCCAGGCAGGCCGGTCACAAGGGCGGTGTGGTGATCAGCCGGAACCGCGATCATATGTCGATGATCGGTCGCGAGGGGGGCGAGGCCAGGAGCCGCCTGACCGCCGAGCTGCGGCTGAACGGGACGGCGCCGCGCCGCTTTGTGGAGCGGGCCGCTGGAATGGCACACGGCACGGAGGTGCACGATGACGTGGCGCCGCCGCCGCGGTACGGTGAGCGGATGGCCGAGGCCGATCGCCCCCTGGCGCCTACACCGAGAGATTAGTCTGCCGGGGGCGTCCACCGCGCCACGTATTGGTCCACGTCCCATTTCTCTCGTGCCCGTGTGAGGGACATGGGACGGATCAGCCCGAAGACCGGGCGATTGTAGAACGGCCGGTCGAACTTCCCGAAGCACCACTGGACCCCGGCATAGCTGCCGGGGTCTCGTCCGTCGAGGCCGTATTTGTTGTTAAGGTGGAGTGCCCAGGCCAGTCCCTGGCTGTAGCTGGGCGCCCAGGCCAGGAAGTGCTTGCCCCATAACATTCGCACCACGTTGTGCATCATGCCGGTCTGCATGAGCTCGTGCTGTGCGGCGTTCCACAGGGGGTCGTGCGTCGTTGCGGACTCGAACCTGGCGAGCGAGTAGCTGCCGTCGCGGGGATCGGCAGCATGGTCGGCCATCGTCTTGTGGACCCATGGTGGGA is drawn from Gemmatimonadota bacterium and contains these coding sequences:
- a CDS encoding cysteine desulfurase-like protein — protein: MLTTAQIRAHFPALARQHNGLPVAYFDGPGGTQVPTNVGEAMLDYLYHHNANTHWAYPSSVETDALLASARQAAADFVNAAPGEVVFGNNMTTITFHVSRALGRGWGAGDEVVVTELDHHANQAPWQALARERGITVRVARMHADTGTLDWAHLESLVNPRTRLLAIGAASNALGTINDIPRATALARHVGALTFVDAVHFAAHGVVDVRAWDCDFLACSSYKFYGPHAGILYGRASLLQSLDVPKLIPAPDEAPERLETGTQNHEGIVGIGAAIDFIAAVGDGASRRERLVSAMTELHRRGDALIDRLWRGLAAVPGVTLYGQVPGTGPRTPTLSFVKEGVHPTDLARKLVTRGLFLSDGDFYATTVIERLGCSETGVVRAGCACYTTEDEVDRLIDAVRTV
- a CDS encoding DUF2203 domain-containing protein, which translates into the protein MTSRFSLDLANRMLPLVSRIVGDILDHYRQWQQAVEAFEVATANARVDRPSPEAEAHQRRAQVLATDIQGFQSELANLGVEFKGFELGLVDFPGEIDGHPVMWCWKFGETAVQHWHEVDAGFAGRQPVETLLASNAPPEREP
- a CDS encoding SDR family oxidoreductase, whose amino-acid sequence is MDLGLTHKVALVTGASSGLGLAIARELAHEGARVAMVARRAELLTTEAASINKVGRGQAVAVAGDVSNRDEIVRVVHEVERSMGSVDILVANAGGPPSTTFDSTSDDQYLAAINLNLLSSIRLAHACVPGMRSRKWGRVLFLTSMAAKQPVPGLLLSNTARSGLLGFAKTLASEVAKDGVLVNTVMPGHFDTDRAIELARMRSEREGKPIEDVLKARTAGIPLGRSGDPREFAAMVAFLASERASFVTGAAIQVDGGQIGGLV
- a CDS encoding NAD(P)-dependent oxidoreductase codes for the protein MKVSFLGLGAIGTPMARHVAAKGDLTIWNRTAKTAAAFAETERCVVAPTPRDAGAASPVVITCLPTSREVESTLDGPEGLLAGMVTGSLLVDCTSGDPASSRRIAARLAERGIAFLDAPVSGGVIGAVNGALTVMCGGDEETFARALPALQMFGKKIVLVGPVGAGHALKAVNNAWLATHIWAAAEGLAALAKAGVKPSVALDVINASSGRSNTSENLVPQRVVTGAFPRTFKLALLEKDVAIAAEFMREQRIPSAVTQQVAELFRVARDMLGEEADHVEAVQLIERWSGVEIRG
- a CDS encoding acyl-CoA thioesterase produces the protein MSSPTATRTPRDSEAIVADLMMPHQANGLKQPSVFGGIIMGMVDRCAALAAMRHSGGQVTTLSIDRILFKEPIRVGELVEIRSRVVFVGRTSMAVVAQVYAENMSTGVRRHTNECWLTFVHLDEHGQPAAVPPLKVETAEDRHMYDLAAKRREHALASG
- the fdhF gene encoding formate dehydrogenase subunit alpha, producing the protein MPQLSIDGIATSAPDGATILDAARALAIDVPTLCWYPKLPTVGNCRICLVSVAGNPKLVPACATPVAEGMVVTTESLGAIRNRQGVLSMLLERYPVDEIPAGGYRNEFEQLVRRYDVPTTRSHDLPLRTGDERDGDPIIQHDMSTCILCTRCVRACEDIQVVGVLDVAHRGDHAQIIVGADGNPEHAGCTWCGECVRVCPTGAIHDIIPMAIRAAGGEMVDRSRSKDMPEPDRTVRSVCPYCAVGCQIDLQVRDEQVVHVRSPWIEENTPNQGSTCVKGRFGTDFIQHRDRLTTPLMRRGWSKQDGRWVFDPSAHEAAGWGRRGGPWGWIQDEGRTKKRAPKTNPFNRAPTGMDSLGDPRDRVATPASWYEPFREATWEEVMELTAQELTRLRDVRGPKSLAVFQSAKCSNEENYLLQRMFRGGLGTNNVDHCTRLCHSSSVSAMQRAMSTSAASGSMREVEHEADVIFILGANTTESHPVFGAAIKRAIKRGATLIVCDPRRIELASRAHIHLQALPGTDVAVLNGMLHHILALGLEDADFIARRTHKFDAVREAVRPYTPERASHISGIPADLIRRAAEAYARGPRSCTLWAMGLTQHHTGTDIVTSLLNLLLATGMIGRWGAAMIPIRGQNNVQGASDVGAIPMFYTDYQSVTNPDVRHLFASTWGVPDERIPLEAGLKVTQIVDESSPVKGMYIMGENPIISDPEVAHAEHWFRDLEFLAVQDLFLTETARYADVVLPGSSFAEKDGTFVNTERRIQLSKKAVNPPGNARPDLDIIIELSNRIGLPTPFTNAAQVMDEIARVTPNWRGVSHARLDGNGGLQYPVNDHQHMGTDFLFADAFPTKDGKATFHPVEFLPPAELPDEEFPYLLNTGRQMYHWHTGTMTRRSFALDARESTPIVELNPADAAEMGVADGETVQVASRRGTILISVRLSERVARKQVFIPMHYREAAANLLTNPALDPYAHIPEFKVCAVSVAPVAAPVAGD
- a CDS encoding heavy-metal-associated domain-containing protein, which codes for MITTIRLTGMRTVHCVRAVRTALMALDGVDSAEVHVGTAVLEHRESITTDAVREALSATPYGVESVTTNGRTLRVI
- the rnz gene encoding ribonuclease Z, giving the protein MPLIVRFLGTSASRPTVERGVTSIAVEREGETLLVDCGEGTQRQMMRYGVSFSLNDIFFSHFHADHFLGIAGLMRTLALQGRVEPLRCWGPRGAERVLQRCETLGADRLTYPLEITEVEPGAVLPRGDYEMRAVQARHRGAVAISWALVEHDRLGRFDPDTARAMGIPEGPLWGRIHKGQAITLDDGRVVEPAMLVGPTRPGRRVVITGDTRPCDETVEAAHRADLLVHESTFGDEEAARAGETGHSTAREAAGVARDAEVRRLVLTHLSARYTRDTSDLEREAREVFPVVQVARDGMEIDVPFPDAT